The genomic stretch CGCCAGCACTTGAAGCCGCCGGTGACGTCGAACAGGGGCAGGCCGGTGACCTTGCGGGCGTACCAGTTACCGAAGTAGCTGAGCAGCAGCCGCTCGATCGGCCAGTTGACCACGGTTATCCCGGCCAGGTAGCGCGAGCCGAGCACCATGTCGTAGCCGTTGATCTGCTGGCGAAACTCGTTGAGCATCGCCACCGGGTGTGAGAAGTCGGCGTCCATCTGCACAACGTAGTCGGCCCCGGTGTGCAACGCCTCCTTGAATCCGTCGATGTATGCCGGTCCGATGCCCTGGCGGTGCGGGCGCCGCAGCACGCGGACGCGCGGATTGGCGGCGCCCATGGCAGCGACGAGGTCGGCGGTCCCGTCCGGCGAGGTGTCGTCGACGACGAGCACGGAG from Candidatus Binatia bacterium encodes the following:
- a CDS encoding polyprenol monophosphomannose synthase produces the protein MTKTPKRTTVVIPTFNERENVERLIPDILAQDESFSVLVVDDTSPDGTADLVAAMGAANPRVRVLRRPHRQGIGPAYIDGFKEALHTGADYVVQMDADFSHPVAMLNEFRQQINGYDMVLGSRYLAGITVVNWPIERLLLSYFGNWYARKVTGLPLFDVTGGFKCWRRETLERIPLDRVRSNGYAFQIEMTYRAWRIGHQIKELPIIFMDRKTGDSKMNKSIAAEALWIVWWLRAMDLAGRL